In one Janibacter cremeus genomic region, the following are encoded:
- the mtrA gene encoding MtrAB system response regulator MtrA yields MKGRVLVVDDDQALAEMLGIVLRKEGLDVAHVADGARALDAFHEARPDLVLLDVMLPGMDGIEICRRLRQESGVPIVMLTARTDTVDVVVGLESGADDYIVKPFKPQELIARLRARLRRGDEPEPERLTIGDLSIDVAGHSVTRDGTPLALTPLEFDLLVALARKPWQVFSREVLLEQVWGYRHAGDTRLVNVHVQRLRSKIEHDPENPQIVVTVRGVGYKAGSA; encoded by the coding sequence GTGAAGGGACGTGTCCTCGTCGTCGACGACGACCAGGCGCTGGCAGAGATGCTCGGGATCGTCCTTCGGAAGGAAGGGCTGGACGTCGCGCACGTCGCCGACGGAGCCCGGGCACTCGACGCCTTCCACGAGGCCCGTCCGGACCTGGTGCTCCTCGACGTCATGCTGCCCGGGATGGACGGCATCGAGATCTGCCGGCGGCTCCGGCAGGAGTCGGGGGTCCCGATCGTCATGCTGACCGCCCGGACCGACACCGTCGACGTGGTCGTCGGCCTCGAGTCGGGCGCCGACGACTACATCGTCAAGCCGTTCAAGCCGCAGGAGCTCATCGCCCGGCTGCGGGCCCGCCTGCGTCGCGGGGACGAGCCGGAGCCGGAGCGACTGACGATCGGCGACCTGAGCATCGACGTCGCCGGGCACTCCGTCACGCGGGACGGGACGCCCCTGGCGCTGACGCCGCTCGAGTTCGACCTGCTCGTCGCCCTGGCGCGCAAGCCGTGGCAGGTCTTCAGCCGCGAGGTCCTCCTGGAGCAGGTCTGGGGCTACCGGCACGCCGGCGACACGCGTCTGGTCAACGTGCACGTCCAGCGGCTGCGCAGCAAGATCGAGCACGACCCCGAGAACCCCCAGATCGTCGTCACGGTCCGTGGCGTCGGGTACAAGGCCGGGTCGGCCTGA
- a CDS encoding DMT family transporter produces the protein MSWLVLIVSGMLEAVWATALSASRGFTRPGPTLLFAVSLAASMLGLAWAMTDIATGTAYAVWVGIGATLTVVWSMVTGDEPATRARVALLVLLVACVAGLKAVA, from the coding sequence ATGTCCTGGCTCGTCCTCATCGTCTCGGGGATGCTCGAGGCCGTCTGGGCCACCGCCCTGTCCGCCTCGCGCGGATTCACCCGCCCGGGCCCCACCCTCCTCTTCGCCGTCTCCCTCGCCGCGAGCATGCTCGGTCTGGCGTGGGCCATGACCGACATCGCCACCGGCACCGCCTACGCGGTGTGGGTCGGCATCGGCGCCACCCTCACCGTCGTGTGGTCCATGGTGACCGGCGACGAGCCGGCGACCCGGGCGCGCGTCGCCCTGCTGGTCCTGCTCGTCGCCTGCGTCGCCGGGTTGAAGGCGGTCGCCTGA
- a CDS encoding DMT family transporter, giving the protein MPWIVLLVSAALEAVWATALGRSDGFTHPTATAVFILALATSMVGLGVAVRTIPIGTGYAVWTGVGAALTVAWAMTTGEETFSPAKALLIAGIVAAVVGLRLVPADTED; this is encoded by the coding sequence ATGCCGTGGATCGTCCTGCTCGTCAGCGCCGCCCTCGAAGCGGTCTGGGCCACCGCCCTGGGCCGCTCCGACGGCTTCACCCACCCCACGGCGACCGCCGTCTTCATCCTCGCCCTCGCGACCAGCATGGTCGGTCTCGGGGTCGCCGTGCGCACGATCCCCATCGGCACCGGGTACGCGGTCTGGACCGGGGTCGGCGCCGCGCTCACGGTGGCATGGGCCATGACCACCGGCGAGGAGACCTTCAGCCCGGCCAAGGCACTGCTCATCGCCGGGATCGTGGCGGCCGTCGTCGGGCTCCGGCTCGTCCCCGCGGACACCGAGGACTGA
- the ahcY gene encoding adenosylhomocysteinase, with translation MSFDYTVADLGLAEAGRHQIRLAEHEMPGLMSIRHEYAGERPLEGAKIAGSLHMTVQTAVLIETLTALGAQVRWASCNIYSTQDEAAAAVVVGPDGSAEDPQGVPVFAWKGETLEEYWHCTNQILTWADGEGPNMILDDGGDATMLVHKGAEWEKAGQVPPTTDEDSEEFSVFKALVRRTLAEDPTKWQTVGSRIKGVTEETTTGVLRLYQLAETRDLLFPAINVNDAVTKSKFDNKYGTRHSVIDGLNRATDVLIGGKVAVVAGYGDVGKGVSAALAGQGARVLVTEVDPICALQAAMDGYQVTTMGKAAEYGDIFVTTTGCFDVITADHMAAMKNKAIVSNIGHFDNEIDIAGLARTPGITKTEIKAQVHEWTFPSGSSIIVLSEGRLMNLGNATGHPSFVMSNSFANQTIAQIELFQKAEAYVDEDGNPTVTTLPKHLDEKVARLHLDALGVELTELTKDQAEYLGVDVAGPYKPDHYRY, from the coding sequence GTGTCCTTCGACTACACGGTCGCCGACCTGGGCCTCGCCGAGGCCGGCCGCCACCAGATCCGACTCGCCGAGCACGAGATGCCCGGCCTGATGAGCATTCGCCATGAGTACGCGGGTGAGCGTCCGCTCGAGGGGGCGAAGATCGCCGGCTCGCTGCACATGACCGTGCAGACCGCCGTGCTCATCGAGACCCTCACCGCCCTCGGCGCACAGGTGCGCTGGGCCAGCTGCAACATCTACTCCACGCAGGACGAGGCCGCCGCTGCGGTCGTCGTCGGGCCGGACGGCTCGGCGGAGGACCCGCAGGGCGTCCCGGTCTTCGCGTGGAAGGGCGAGACGCTCGAGGAGTACTGGCACTGCACCAACCAGATCCTCACCTGGGCCGACGGCGAGGGCCCCAACATGATCCTCGACGACGGTGGCGACGCCACGATGCTCGTCCACAAGGGCGCCGAGTGGGAGAAGGCCGGCCAGGTGCCGCCGACGACCGACGAGGACTCCGAGGAGTTCAGCGTCTTCAAGGCCCTCGTGCGCCGCACCCTGGCCGAGGACCCCACCAAGTGGCAGACCGTCGGCTCCCGCATCAAGGGCGTCACCGAGGAGACCACGACCGGCGTCCTGCGGCTGTACCAGCTCGCCGAGACGCGCGACCTGCTCTTCCCCGCGATCAACGTCAACGACGCGGTCACCAAGTCCAAGTTCGACAACAAGTACGGCACCCGCCACTCGGTGATCGACGGACTCAACCGCGCCACCGACGTCCTCATCGGCGGCAAGGTCGCGGTCGTCGCCGGCTACGGCGACGTCGGCAAGGGCGTCTCGGCCGCGCTCGCCGGTCAGGGCGCGAGGGTCCTCGTCACCGAGGTCGACCCGATCTGCGCCCTGCAGGCCGCGATGGACGGGTACCAGGTCACGACCATGGGTAAGGCCGCCGAGTACGGCGACATCTTCGTCACCACCACCGGCTGCTTCGACGTCATCACCGCCGACCACATGGCCGCGATGAAGAACAAGGCGATCGTCTCCAACATCGGTCACTTCGACAACGAGATCGACATCGCCGGGCTGGCCCGGACCCCGGGCATCACGAAGACCGAGATCAAGGCGCAGGTCCACGAGTGGACCTTCCCGAGCGGCAGCTCGATCATCGTGCTGTCCGAGGGCCGCCTGATGAACCTCGGCAACGCGACCGGTCACCCGAGCTTCGTCATGAGCAACTCCTTCGCGAACCAGACGATCGCGCAGATCGAGCTCTTCCAGAAGGCGGAGGCGTACGTGGACGAGGACGGCAACCCGACCGTCACCACGCTGCCGAAGCACCTCGACGAGAAGGTCGCGCGCCTGCACCTCGACGCGCTCGGCGTCGAGCTGACCGAGCTGACCAAGGACCAGGCCGAGTACCTCGGTGTGGACGTGGCGGGGCCGTACAAGCCGGACCACTACCGCTACTGA
- a CDS encoding DUF808 domain-containing protein, whose amino-acid sequence MSGGLVALLDDISVLARMAAASVDDVSAAAGRASTKAAGVVVDDTAVTPRYVEGLDPSRELPIIKRITIGSLRNKLLFIVPTILVLNAFLPWLLSPLLMLGGTYLCFEGAEKIWEKISGHAGAEVPVSAEEGEKAKVDEDQIVKSAVRTDFILSAEIMVISLKAILDEGLSGSFWYLLAVLVVVAIFITVLVYGTVGLLVKIDDIGLHMSRKGDGVGRTLGRGLVKGMPKLLTVLSVVGVFAMLWVGGHIILVGLEETGLWPQPYDFVHHLEVAVEEATGALGGVLGWMTNTVGSMLLGAVVGGVVVAVMHVLPFGGHDAKGEAAAH is encoded by the coding sequence ATGAGTGGCGGCCTCGTCGCGCTCCTCGACGACATCTCCGTCCTCGCGCGCATGGCCGCCGCGTCCGTCGACGACGTGAGTGCCGCGGCCGGACGGGCGAGCACCAAGGCGGCCGGCGTCGTCGTGGACGACACCGCTGTCACGCCGCGCTACGTCGAGGGACTCGACCCCTCGCGCGAGCTGCCGATCATCAAGCGGATCACGATCGGGTCGCTGCGCAACAAGCTGCTCTTCATCGTCCCGACGATCCTGGTCCTCAACGCCTTCCTGCCCTGGCTGCTCTCACCGCTGCTCATGCTCGGCGGCACCTACCTGTGCTTCGAGGGTGCCGAGAAGATCTGGGAGAAGATCTCCGGGCACGCAGGCGCCGAGGTGCCCGTCTCGGCGGAGGAGGGGGAGAAGGCGAAGGTCGACGAGGACCAGATCGTCAAGAGCGCCGTGCGGACCGACTTCATCCTCTCGGCGGAGATCATGGTCATCTCGCTCAAGGCGATCCTCGACGAGGGCCTGAGCGGCTCCTTCTGGTACCTGCTGGCGGTGCTCGTCGTCGTCGCGATCTTCATCACCGTGCTCGTCTACGGCACGGTCGGCCTGCTCGTGAAGATCGACGACATCGGGCTCCACATGAGCAGGAAGGGGGACGGCGTCGGCCGGACCCTCGGCCGTGGGCTGGTCAAGGGGATGCCCAAGCTGCTCACCGTGCTGTCTGTTGTCGGTGTCTTCGCGATGCTCTGGGTCGGCGGGCACATCATCCTCGTCGGGCTCGAGGAGACGGGCCTGTGGCCGCAGCCGTACGACTTCGTCCACCATCTCGAGGTGGCCGTCGAGGAGGCGACCGGTGCCCTCGGCGGTGTCCTCGGGTGGATGACCAACACCGTCGGCTCGATGCTCCTCGGCGCCGTCGTGGGTGGGGTGGTCGTCGCGGTCATGCACGTGCTGCCCTTCGGCGGCCACGACGCGAAGGGGGAGGCGGCCGCCCACTGA
- a CDS encoding mycothione reductase, with product MIDVDIAVIGSGSGNSLVTDELAGRRFAIIEGGDVFGGTCLNVGCIPTKMFVHVAEIATLVREGGRLGVDATLAGVRFTDVRDRVFAGRIDQIAAAGEAYRRDGELTELLRGHARFTGPRTLRVDLRGGGTEEVRAEQVVIATGSHPVIPDDLAALAGREGITLHTSDTVMRLAEQPGRMLVVGGGYIGAELAHVFSAFGTRVTVSARGEQLLRHLDDDIATAFTASAREQWDVRTSTTVTDLRRGEGGITATLSDGGRVEVDVVLVATGRRPTTADLGLDVAGVEVHDDGRVVVDAHGRTAVEGVWALGDGSSPFQLKHVANHEARVVAHNLAHPQDLRAFDHEAVPAAVFTHPQVATVGLTETEAVSAGVDVVTKVQRYGDTAYGWAMEDTSSLCKVIADRRTGRLVGGHLVGPDAATLVQPLIHMMAFDQPVAEMVRGQYWIHPALTEVVENALLGLDLNPVEDLIESPPRA from the coding sequence GTGATCGACGTAGACATCGCCGTCATCGGAAGCGGATCGGGCAACAGCCTCGTCACGGACGAGCTCGCCGGTCGTCGGTTCGCCATCATCGAGGGCGGTGACGTCTTCGGCGGCACCTGCCTGAACGTCGGGTGCATCCCGACGAAGATGTTCGTCCACGTCGCCGAGATCGCCACCTTGGTCCGCGAAGGGGGCCGGCTCGGGGTCGATGCGACGCTCGCGGGAGTGCGCTTCACCGACGTGCGCGACCGCGTCTTCGCCGGACGCATCGACCAGATCGCCGCGGCGGGCGAGGCCTACCGCCGCGACGGTGAGCTCACCGAGCTGCTGCGCGGGCACGCGCGGTTCACCGGTCCACGCACGCTGCGCGTCGACCTGCGGGGCGGCGGCACCGAGGAGGTCCGGGCCGAGCAGGTCGTCATCGCCACCGGCTCGCACCCGGTGATCCCCGACGACCTCGCCGCGCTGGCCGGCCGTGAGGGCATCACGCTGCACACCTCGGACACGGTGATGCGCCTGGCCGAGCAGCCCGGGCGGATGCTCGTCGTCGGAGGCGGCTACATCGGCGCCGAGCTCGCCCACGTCTTCTCCGCGTTCGGCACCCGGGTCACCGTGTCGGCCCGGGGCGAGCAGCTGCTGCGTCACCTGGACGACGACATCGCCACCGCCTTCACGGCCAGCGCCCGCGAGCAGTGGGACGTGCGGACGTCGACGACGGTCACCGACCTGCGGCGGGGCGAAGGGGGGATCACCGCCACCCTGTCGGACGGCGGCCGGGTCGAGGTCGACGTGGTCCTCGTCGCGACCGGTCGCCGACCGACCACCGCGGACCTCGGGCTCGACGTCGCCGGGGTGGAGGTGCACGACGACGGCCGGGTGGTCGTCGATGCCCACGGCCGCACCGCCGTCGAGGGGGTGTGGGCGCTCGGGGACGGGTCCTCCCCCTTCCAGCTCAAGCACGTGGCCAACCACGAGGCACGGGTCGTCGCGCACAACCTCGCCCATCCCCAGGACCTGCGGGCGTTCGACCACGAGGCCGTCCCGGCCGCCGTCTTCACCCACCCCCAGGTCGCCACCGTCGGTCTGACCGAGACCGAGGCGGTCTCGGCAGGGGTGGACGTCGTGACGAAGGTGCAGAGGTACGGGGACACCGCGTACGGCTGGGCCATGGAGGACACGTCGAGCCTGTGCAAGGTCATCGCCGACCGCCGCACCGGGCGGCTCGTGGGCGGTCACCTCGTCGGGCCCGACGCCGCCACGCTCGTCCAGCCGTTGATCCACATGATGGCCTTCGACCAGCCCGTCGCCGAGATGGTGCGCGGCCAGTACTGGATCCACCCGGCACTGACCGAGGTCGTGGAGAACGCCCTGCTCGGCCTCGACCTCAACCCGGTCGAGGACCTCATCGAGTCCCCGCCGCGCGCGTGA
- a CDS encoding SIS domain-containing protein: protein MSPFDESLLDDEDRRRAVDPSDMLRALAGAGAQVRRAITLSQEGDLGRVAGGERPRAIHVATVGGSEGVAAVLDLLVSHRSPVLLTADGSGPLPGWVGALDLVVAVSLSGSAEGPVRQAREAARRGAHVLTIGAPDSPLASAAAAARGVHLPIDPGTGHSRTALWSLVVPALLATSACGVIDVPTGVLLRVADRLDEQAEAFRPDAESFVNPAKSLATDLSEVTPVVLGDGPVAGVAARRTSAMLARTSRVPATWGRLPDAASQVVACLSGPLAGSGTAPDGGRDIFADPYLDGPSGPRLGLVLLRDPVPTTESDPTEVERHNTAQSVADRAEAAGVRVLEHVARPGHDLERLAEHIALTDFASTYLAIGHGFDPASAPGIDELHLPRRATE, encoded by the coding sequence ATGTCCCCCTTCGACGAGAGCCTGCTCGACGACGAGGACCGTCGGCGTGCCGTCGACCCCTCGGACATGCTGCGAGCGCTGGCCGGCGCCGGCGCGCAGGTGCGCCGGGCCATCACCCTGAGCCAGGAGGGCGACCTGGGTCGGGTCGCCGGCGGGGAGCGCCCGCGAGCGATCCACGTCGCCACCGTCGGTGGGTCGGAGGGGGTCGCGGCCGTCCTCGACCTGCTCGTCTCCCACCGGTCACCGGTGCTGCTCACCGCGGACGGGTCGGGACCCCTGCCCGGGTGGGTGGGCGCGCTGGACCTCGTCGTCGCCGTCTCCCTGTCCGGCTCTGCGGAGGGACCCGTCCGGCAGGCCCGCGAGGCCGCACGCCGCGGAGCGCACGTCCTGACCATCGGGGCACCGGACAGCCCCCTCGCGTCGGCCGCGGCGGCCGCCCGAGGCGTGCACCTGCCGATCGACCCGGGCACCGGACACTCCCGCACCGCGTTGTGGAGCCTGGTCGTCCCGGCCCTGCTCGCGACCTCGGCGTGCGGTGTCATCGACGTCCCGACGGGCGTGCTCCTGCGGGTCGCCGACCGGCTCGACGAGCAGGCGGAGGCCTTCCGCCCGGATGCCGAGTCCTTCGTCAACCCCGCCAAGTCGCTCGCGACGGACCTCTCCGAGGTCACCCCCGTCGTCCTCGGGGACGGCCCCGTCGCCGGCGTCGCCGCGCGCCGCACGAGCGCGATGCTGGCCCGCACCAGCCGGGTGCCCGCGACGTGGGGGCGGCTGCCGGACGCGGCCTCCCAGGTGGTGGCCTGCCTCTCCGGTCCGCTCGCCGGTTCGGGCACGGCCCCGGACGGGGGGCGCGACATCTTCGCCGACCCCTACCTCGACGGCCCGAGCGGCCCCCGGCTCGGCCTGGTGCTGCTGCGGGACCCGGTGCCGACCACCGAGTCCGACCCGACCGAGGTCGAGCGGCACAACACCGCGCAGTCCGTCGCCGACCGCGCCGAGGCGGCCGGGGTGCGCGTCCTGGAGCACGTGGCGCGCCCCGGGCACGACCTCGAGCGCCTCGCCGAGCACATCGCCCTGACCGACTTCGCGAGCACCTACCTCGCGATCGGTCACGGCTTCGACCCGGCGAGCGCGCCGGGCATCGACGAGCTGCATCTCCCACGAAGGGCCACTGAGTGA
- a CDS encoding Trm112 family protein produces MTDSTIEPWLREILRCPACRTSLRDDTGGDGPELVCTDPDCGLAYRVDRGIPVLLVDEARKPA; encoded by the coding sequence ATGACCGATTCGACGATCGAGCCCTGGCTGCGCGAGATCCTGCGCTGCCCCGCCTGCCGCACCTCGCTGCGTGACGACACCGGCGGGGACGGTCCCGAGCTGGTGTGCACCGACCCCGACTGCGGCCTGGCCTACCGGGTGGACCGGGGCATCCCCGTGCTGCTCGTCGACGAGGCCCGCAAGCCGGCCTGA
- a CDS encoding phosphomannomutase/phosphoglucomutase — protein MTTLADFVKAYDVRGLVPEQLDVHVVRALGAAFAEVVALADGAPAVVIGHDMRPSSPELVEAFAAGVTARGVDAVLIGLVSTDGLYYASGALGLPGAMFTASHNPAQYNGIKFCRSGARPVGQETGLASVRDLAQELLDTRTTGFEGVTPGRVERRDVLAEYAAFLRGLVDLRGSRPLRVTVDAGNGMGGLTVPAVLGTEGGLGELPLRIDPMYFELDGTFPNHEADPLDPANLVDLQERVRSHRADVGIAFDGDADRCFVVDEAGDPVSPSAITAMIARREVAREVATGREAREVAIVHNAITSAAVPEIIEESGARPVRTRVGHSYVKAVMSEHDAVFGGEHSAHYYFRDFWFADTGMLAAMHVLAALGESDAPLSEVMAPYERYVASGEINSTVEDADVVTARVRAAHADRDDVVLDELDGLTVTRGEEPMWWFNLRASNTEPLLRLNVEAADAHTMTQVRDDVLMMIRETR, from the coding sequence GTGACCACCCTCGCCGACTTCGTCAAGGCGTACGACGTTCGCGGGCTCGTGCCCGAGCAGCTGGACGTCCACGTCGTCCGCGCGCTCGGGGCCGCCTTCGCCGAGGTGGTCGCGCTCGCCGACGGGGCCCCCGCGGTCGTCATCGGGCACGACATGCGCCCCAGCTCGCCCGAGCTCGTCGAGGCCTTCGCCGCCGGTGTCACCGCGCGCGGTGTCGACGCCGTCCTCATCGGCCTCGTGAGCACCGACGGGCTCTACTACGCCAGCGGCGCCCTCGGCCTGCCGGGAGCGATGTTCACCGCCAGCCACAACCCGGCGCAGTACAACGGCATCAAGTTCTGCCGCTCCGGAGCACGACCCGTCGGGCAGGAAACCGGCCTGGCGAGCGTCCGCGACCTGGCCCAGGAGCTCCTGGACACGCGGACGACCGGCTTCGAGGGCGTGACCCCGGGGCGGGTGGAGCGACGCGACGTGCTCGCCGAGTACGCCGCCTTCCTCCGCGGCCTCGTCGACCTGCGGGGGTCGCGACCGCTCCGCGTGACCGTCGACGCGGGCAACGGCATGGGCGGCCTGACCGTCCCTGCCGTGCTCGGGACCGAGGGCGGCCTGGGGGAGCTGCCGCTGCGGATCGACCCGATGTACTTCGAGCTCGACGGGACCTTCCCCAACCACGAGGCCGACCCACTCGACCCCGCCAACCTCGTCGACCTGCAGGAGCGGGTGCGCAGCCACCGCGCCGACGTGGGCATCGCCTTCGACGGGGACGCGGACCGGTGCTTCGTCGTCGACGAGGCAGGCGACCCGGTCAGCCCGAGCGCGATCACCGCGATGATCGCCCGGCGCGAGGTGGCGCGCGAGGTCGCCACGGGTCGCGAGGCGCGAGAGGTCGCGATCGTGCACAACGCGATCACCTCCGCCGCGGTGCCGGAGATCATCGAGGAGTCCGGTGCCCGACCCGTGCGCACCCGGGTCGGGCACTCCTACGTCAAGGCCGTCATGAGCGAGCACGACGCGGTCTTCGGGGGCGAGCACTCCGCGCACTACTACTTCCGTGACTTCTGGTTCGCCGACACCGGCATGCTCGCCGCGATGCACGTCCTCGCTGCGCTGGGGGAGTCCGACGCGCCGCTGAGCGAGGTCATGGCCCCCTACGAGCGCTACGTCGCCTCCGGGGAGATCAACTCCACCGTCGAGGACGCCGACGTCGTGACCGCGCGCGTACGGGCGGCCCACGCCGACCGCGACGACGTGGTCCTCGACGAGCTCGACGGCCTGACCGTCACCCGTGGCGAGGAGCCGATGTGGTGGTTCAACCTGCGTGCGAGCAACACCGAGCCGTTGCTGCGCCTCAACGTCGAGGCGGCCGACGCGCACACCATGACCCAGGTGCGAGACGATGTGCTGATGATGATCCGGGAGACACGATGA